Below is a window of Nicotiana tabacum cultivar K326 chromosome 19, ASM71507v2, whole genome shotgun sequence DNA.
GATGTGACTGCAATTATTGATTTTCAGCACCTTTTCCCTCTCTTTGACACTATTGGAAACTCTGTGTATGAAGAACCTGTTAGAATATTTTATGAAAATCTTTTCGTGAATGATAAAGGTGATTTGGAATCTATGGTTTTCGGGAATAGAATTGTTTTGGACTCGTACCAATTTGAAAAGATCTTTTCCGCCAAGTTTAGTGGGTATGATGTGTTTGTCCAAAATTCTTGGCCCAAAAACTTTGAAGTGTCTTTTGATGAAGCAAAAACTTTTTAGTCTGATAATCCCCCTGACATTGGCCCCAAAAATCTTAAGTTTGAACATCGCGTCTTGGCCCACATGATTTCCACTACTCTCCTTTCCAAATCTGGGTCCCTTAGCTCTTTGTCTACTAGAGATGTCTTTGTCTGGTTAATAATAAACATCTTGATTGATTTGTGTGGATTCGTCATTATATGCTTGAGAGTATCAGGGATATATCCTCCTCTGTTGCATGTCTGCCCTATGGTCTTCTCATCTCTCATATTCTAGAAGTCATGAAAGTAGACTTGGCACCCTTTACACCCAAGAACATCACCAGTACTTATGATAAGACAGTTTTTTCAATGATGTGGTATACTCTGGTTGATGATGGATGGGTTAGGCGAGCCAAGGTTGAAAGTGCTCCAGTGCCAGTTGAAGTCCAAAATGATCAACCAGCTTCTCACTCAATTGCCTCTTAGAATCTTCAACAAATTCAACATTACCTTGATGGAGTCAAGCTGCTTCTTGTTGAGATGAAAGAACAGGTAGATAAAATCAAGGATGTCACTAAGGAGATAGATACAGATGTGGCCAAGCTCAGGATGGACATAGGAGCCACACGGAGACAAGGAACCGGGGCTTTCAATTCTATGAGTGAAAAGATGGATAAACTCGTCAAGGACGTTGAAAACTATTATGACTCCTTCTGCACCAAAGTGATCAACACTCTCAAATACTTCATGGGAAGAAGTTAATGCATTTTATCATGATGTTATGACAACCAATTTTTTTTGCTTATGCTTATTTTTGTTGGTGGTTTCTCTTAGACAATTTTTTGGGTCTGTACTAACTAAACCTCTACTGAAGGCACTACTTCTGCTGCTCTAACCACCTTATTAGTATGTACATTTTATCCTATATTATTCTGTgtacttttatttcctttttgattGATGTAAAAGGGGGAGAAAAAATGCGAGTAAACACCAGCAGGAGGACCTGCAATTACAGTTATTCAGGAGGAAATGAAAACAGCATAATCTCAGGGGGAGCAACACAACTCAGGGGGAGCAACATCTTCAAAGGGAAGTATCTTAAATTACTGTTTACTCCGTCTTGATTGTCATCGTTAAAAAGGGGGAGATTGATAGGTTTAAGtttaagtttcaatgatgacaataTTATCTTATGTTATATTTGCAAGactaacaaaaaagaaagaatggaGATGCTCAGCAAGATGCGATTGCTACAGGATTCGAAATAGCAAATAATGATCAATCAGGATTCGAATGAAGATGTTGTTGCTACATCAATGGTCAATCAAGAGAAGCAAATTTATTCGTCCTCAGTCAAAGGAACTCAAATTGCCAATCATGGATACTCAAATCAAGAAGCTCGCCAGCAATTATTCTATGTCCAGAATTAAGCTCACTTTAGGCGTAAATGGCTCCTTAATTCAAGATGTGACAAGGAAAGTCACAATCGAATCTGGACTCTTCAAAGAGCAGGATTCGAAGAGGTATCCCTTGGGTCAAAACCCTTTTGCAAAGATCACGTGCCCCTGATTTCATTGAAGACTCAACAGCTCTTTTCACTCCTATAAGAAGGCTGATACTTTCAAGAAGAAGACTTGCACAACTACATACATTGTATTCTAAGTCCGTCTACTACTTAGTTCAAACACTGTAATCTTTAGTTATCAGTGTCTCAAAAGATAGAAAGATCTAGAACACAAAAGAGAGTTGTGTCAATTACTCAGAACTCAAGGTGTGATACTGTTCGTTAGTGGTGAACGCGTTAAAGCCATCTGTGTTATAACATTTTCAAAGATCTTAAGggaacccttgtgacccaagggaaaCTGGATGTAAATACCATAACGGTACCGAACCAGTATAAATCGCTGCGTGTTATTTACTCTTCTTTACTGCTTACTTTCATTCTGTATTGTGATCAGTCAACTAATACTTGTGTTAGTCGACTAATTTTTAAATAGTCAACAATTCAACCCCTCTTGTACGTTCACAGTTATCTTGGAAGACCTGTGGAAAGACGCATTCATTTTACTTTTTACCTTGAAAGAGTTATTATAGAGCTTTACCAACTTAACATTTTAACAATTTGACCAAGATTAGTTCAAGCTAAGGAAGGATCTCTGTAGTAGGCAAAAACTGAACTTGAGCTTGTTTTCAGTACATAAATTTAAAAAGTGAAGATCATTGTAGTGGCAAAGCTGAAGTATGTGACATAATATAAAGTGAGATATTTGTAGCAGCAAAAAGTGAAGTTAATTTTTGTGTTCATTTTTATGTATATGAATTTACAAGTAGTGCTGTGGTACAAAACTTTTGTATAGCCCTTTGGGCTGTAACATCTATTCTTGACTATCTAATGACTCAAAATATTAAGGAGGGACACTCGGGTTTTGATTAAGCGCCTGAAAAAGCATTCAAACCCTTGTTCAAGAACCTCAATGGTTGCCTCCATCTCTCGCAACTGATTCTGCAATTCGTCATATGTACCGATATTCTTAGAGCACAAAGCAGCATCAACATTGTCAAATTCATTGGCTTCTACTTCCTCTTTTTTAGAGCGTACAATCTTGGACAACAATGACCAACTACTTGATTGAGATCCGGTTCCATTGACATGCAACAACAAGGACTTAAATAGGCCTAAGGTGACTGACTGGACCTCCTTCAACATGCTAACAACAGCCAATGTTTCTGATGCGAGGACATTTTTCTTCATCATACCCTTCAAATCTTTGAGTGAATTTTGGATCATCTTCTTCGACTTCTTTCTAGAGGTTAAGTAGCTAGAAATAATGTCATTCGTGTTCCGCCTTCTACGAAGAGCAGAAAGAAGGTCTTGTTTGTTTTGCTTTTCATTTGACAAGAGATCTTTGATGGTTGCACAAACGTCTAATACCTTGATGTACCCCTCTAATAATTCATCGCCGTCCAGTGAAATGGCTTGTTGAATATGTGGTAGTTGAAGCAAATCTTCTGTGTAATCAAATAAGTTTCCAAGATCACCTAGTTTGCAGGTGAACGAAGAAAGGCAGGAAGAGGTAGCCTCTAAAGATGTATTCACTCTACACAAGT
It encodes the following:
- the LOC107796216 gene encoding uncharacterized protein LOC107796216, with the translated sequence MAPSPLRSKTILKHARSSSFPSTSHPIVSQFDEHLCRVNTSLEATSSCLSSFTCKLGDLGNLFDYTEDLLQLPHIQQAISLDGDELLEGYIKVLDVCATIKDLLSNEKQNKQDLLSALRRRRNTNDIISSYLTSRKKSKKMIQNSLKDLKGMMKKNVLASETLAVVSMLKEVQSVTLGLFKSLLLHVNGTGSQSSSWSLLSKIVRSKKEEVEANEFDNVDAALCSKNIGTYDELQNQLREMEATIEVLEQGFECFFRRLIKTRVSLLNILSH